The genomic DNA CGGGGCGCCCGGTGCGGCGGGGCGCGCGGGACGGGTTGACCCGTTCGCGAGTGTGCGCATATGGTGGCCGGAAGCCAGGTCCGCGGCCGCTCAGCTCACGCCTGCCGTGGTCGCGTAGTAGTACGCCTCGGCGCGCTCGAGGTAGCGGTATGCGCCGTCGTACACGGCGTCGCGCCGGGGATCGATGTCGTTGAGCAGCACGCCGAGCGCGGGCGCGCGGGCCGAGCGGAGCTGCTCCACTGCGTAGCCCAGCGCGTCGAGATCGGTCACCCAGGCGCGGGCGACGAGGATGAGCCCGTCGACGTGGCTCGCGAGCAGCGCGGCGTCGGTCACCACGTTGAGCGGCGGCGAATCGAGCACCACCACTTCGTACTGCGCCTTGGCCTCCTCCAGCAGCTCGCGCATCCCGCGCGAGGCGAGCAGCGAGCTCGGGAACGAGGGCCGGCCCCCGCGCCCGAGCACGTCGAGGCTGCCGCGCGGCCCGAGCGACACCGTGCGCACCGCGTCGGCCAGGCGCACCCGGCCGGCGAGCGTCTCGGCGAGGCCGATGCCCTTGGCGCCATCGAAGAGCCGGTGGATCACGCCGGCGCGAAGATCGGCGTCGATGAGGAGCACGCGCGCGCCGCGCCGTCCGAGCGTGATGGCAAGGTTCGCGGCGGTGAGCGTCTTACCTTCGCCCGGCAGCGGGCTGGTGAACATGATGGTGCGGAGCGGCTCGTCGGGACGGGAAAAGAGGATGTTGGCCTCGAGCCGGGCATACGCCTCCTCCACCGCGGCGTCGCTCGCACCGTCCGCCGCCCCCACGAGCCGCGCACCGAGCGGGCTCGGCATCCGGGAGCGGCCGACGCGAAGCCGCGCGGCGTGCACCTCGGACGGTGCGAACTGGAGCGGCGGATGGGAGCGCTGGAACCGGCGGCTCCGCGCGCGGCGGATGCGCGGAATGAAGCCGAGCACCGGCATCCCGGTCACCTGATAGACATCGGCGCGGCTCCGCACCGCCTTGTTGCTGAAATCGCGGCCCAGCGCCAGGCCGATGCCGAGCATGAGACCGAGCAGCACGGCGGCGGCGAGATAGCGCGCGGGCCGCGGCCGGATGGGCAGCTCCGGCCGCACCGCGGGGTCGACCACGCCGATGCTCGGGTCGTCAACTCCCTGCGCGATCTCGGCTTCCTTGAGCTTGGTCTCGAGCAGGTTGTACATGTCCTGCAGAATCGTCGGCGTACGCTGGAGGCGACCGTACTCCACTTCTTTCGCCGGCACCTTCTTGAGATCGCGCCCCAGGTCCGCGAGCGACTGGTCGAGCGCGCTCACCTGTCCCGTGAGGCCCTGGAGATAGGTCGTGGTGATGGCACCGAGCTGCTCGTCCACCTCGCGCACGCGCGCGTCGAGCGCCTGCACGTCCGGATCGGCCGGCGTGCGCCGCTCGAGCAGCGCGGCGCGCTGGGTCTCCACCTCCGTGAGCGACTTGAGCAGCGTCGCGACCGTGCTGTTGTTGATGAGCGTGGGGAACGCAGCAAGGCGCCGCATCGGCGAAGGCGCGCCGGGCGAACGATCCGCCGGCTGACTGGCCGCTTCCTGGAGCAGTTGCGCCAGCGCGGCGCGCTCCGCCTCGAGGCCCGCCCGCTCCTCGTGCAGGTTGGTGAGCCGCTCGACCTGACCCTTCGCCTCGTCGGGAAGGCTCACGACCTTCTCTTTTTCGCGGAACGCGCGCAATTGTGATTCGGCCGCCGCGAGCTGCTGCGAGAGCGTGTCGAGCTGCTCGTGGAGGAACCGCACCGTGCTCCGCGCCTTGGTCTTCTTGATCTCCTGCCGCTCGGCGATGAACCGGCCGGCCATGAAGTTGGGCACCGCGGCGACGAGCTCGGGGTCGGCGTCGTGGAAGGTGAGCGTCACGATGTTGGCGTCCCGCGTCGGGCGGGACACCTTCATTGCGCCGGAGAACGCTTTCACGGCGGCGTCCGGGTCCACGACGGCAAAGCGGATCGCCGCCTCGGAGCGCGCCGCGGGCAGGAGCGTGAACGTGGCGCCGCCCACCGAAATCCGGTCCCCCGCGTGCACCACGCCCATGGTCCGCTCGGCCTGCCGGTCCTCGAGGACGAAGCTGCTGTCCGGCTGGCGGATGAGGGCGAACTCACCGGGGGCGGCGGAGTCGCTCACCATGATGCCGCCGAAAAACATCGAGCGGGGGAGTTTGCGCGGCCGGGTGACCACGAGCCGGAGCCCGAAGCGCTCGATTACGTCCTCGGCCAGCGCCCGGCTCTGCAACACCTCGACTTCCGTGCTCACCTGGCTCTCGGTGGAGAGACGGCGAACCAGCTCGGGGAGGTTAACCTCCTCCTCCTCGAACCGGAGTGCCGCCGTCGCCTCGTAGACGGGCCGCGCCCAGAAGAAGGTGTACGCGCCGATCAGCCCGACGATGAGCGTGACGCAGAGAAACACGAGCCCGCGGCTCCGGCGGATGACGCTCCACACGGAGGCGACGGTGACGTCATCGGCGCGGCGTGCGGCCGGGGGCTCCACCACGGCCGAGACCGCCGCCGGTCGGGACCGGACGGCCAGGGGATGCTCGAGCATGGGGACCTCAGTTGATGGCGGCGGCGGCGACGAGCCCGATGGCCGAGACGCCGGCCGCGAGCACGCCGACGTTGCGGCTGAGCCAACTGCGCTGGGGCACGTAGAGCTGGTCGCCGGAGCGGATCGGCGTGTCGGCCAGCCGGGTTTCGGCGGCGAGGGCGACCTCCATCCGGCGACCGTCGCGCACCAGCTCGATGTGGTCGCTCTTCCCGTCGCTCGCCACGCCGCCGGCCAGTGCCAGTGCATCGGCAACGGTCATCGTCGGATCGACCTGATACAGCCCCGGATTCTTCACCGAGCCGAGCACGTTGACGCGCCGGAGCGCCGTGACCTCGATCGATGGATTGACCAGGAACGCGGCGTAGCGCGCCACCAGCGTGCGGGTGAGCGAATCCACCGTGTAGC from Gemmatimonadales bacterium includes the following:
- a CDS encoding polysaccharide biosynthesis tyrosine autokinase; protein product: MLEHPLAVRSRPAAVSAVVEPPAARRADDVTVASVWSVIRRSRGLVFLCVTLIVGLIGAYTFFWARPVYEATAALRFEEEEVNLPELVRRLSTESQVSTEVEVLQSRALAEDVIERFGLRLVVTRPRKLPRSMFFGGIMVSDSAAPGEFALIRQPDSSFVLEDRQAERTMGVVHAGDRISVGGATFTLLPAARSEAAIRFAVVDPDAAVKAFSGAMKVSRPTRDANIVTLTFHDADPELVAAVPNFMAGRFIAERQEIKKTKARSTVRFLHEQLDTLSQQLAAAESQLRAFREKEKVVSLPDEAKGQVERLTNLHEERAGLEAERAALAQLLQEAASQPADRSPGAPSPMRRLAAFPTLINNSTVATLLKSLTEVETQRAALLERRTPADPDVQALDARVREVDEQLGAITTTYLQGLTGQVSALDQSLADLGRDLKKVPAKEVEYGRLQRTPTILQDMYNLLETKLKEAEIAQGVDDPSIGVVDPAVRPELPIRPRPARYLAAAVLLGLMLGIGLALGRDFSNKAVRSRADVYQVTGMPVLGFIPRIRRARSRRFQRSHPPLQFAPSEVHAARLRVGRSRMPSPLGARLVGAADGASDAAVEEAYARLEANILFSRPDEPLRTIMFTSPLPGEGKTLTAANLAITLGRRGARVLLIDADLRAGVIHRLFDGAKGIGLAETLAGRVRLADAVRTVSLGPRGSLDVLGRGGRPSFPSSLLASRGMRELLEEAKAQYEVVVLDSPPLNVVTDAALLASHVDGLILVARAWVTDLDALGYAVEQLRSARAPALGVLLNDIDPRRDAVYDGAYRYLERAEAYYYATTAGVS
- a CDS encoding polysaccharide biosynthesis/export family protein, yielding MVRKRFIAAPKAVPNHRRHALCTSGGKTKDQPSSAMLRALLLLALLGFADVVMPSLGSAQAPAAAQNGARSADSAATLRPGDVIRLKIWREPDFSGDFTISDAGSAVLPRLGPVPVASYTVDSLTRTLVARYAAFLVNPSIEVTALRRVNVLGSVKNPGLYQVDPTMTVADALALAGGVASDGKSDHIELVRDGRRMEVALAAETRLADTPIRSGDQLYVPQRSWLSRNVGVLAAGVSAIGLVAAAAIN